From Chryseobacterium salivictor, a single genomic window includes:
- a CDS encoding GH3 auxin-responsive promoter family protein, with the protein MINFIKKNIALIWAKNHVKGTQSFKANSVKNQEELLLSLVKTAEKTLFGRTHQFENIKSIQDFQSHVQIADYEDLKPYIEKVKKGQRQILWTDTPEYFAKTSGTTSGSKYIPISKEGMPYQIAAAQSAIFHYIAQKNNADFVTGKMIFLQGSPELEEINGIKTGRLSGIVAHHIPSYLQKNRLPSLKTNLIEDWETKVDEIVKETEKENMTLISGIPPWLIMYFEKLIERNGKKITELFPNLQLIITGGVNYEPYREKMNELLGKPVDTLQTFPASEGFFAFQDNFEKEGLLLLTNHGIFYEFVPLEEYGKPEAKRLTLKEIELHKDYALILTTNSGLWAYSIGDVVRFISKDPYRILVSGRTKHFTSAFGEHVIAFEVEEALKATVEKFPAQITEFHLAPQVNPTEGLPYHEWFIEFEKEPENLENFRKNLDDEMRKRNTYYNDLISGKILQPLVITTLKKNAFQDYARSEGKLGGQNKIPRLANDRKIGDFLETHRS; encoded by the coding sequence ATGATCAATTTCATTAAGAAAAACATTGCTTTAATCTGGGCAAAAAATCACGTTAAAGGAACCCAATCCTTTAAAGCAAATTCAGTTAAAAACCAGGAAGAACTTTTACTTTCTCTGGTAAAAACTGCTGAGAAAACCCTGTTTGGAAGAACCCATCAGTTTGAAAATATAAAAAGCATTCAAGACTTCCAGTCGCACGTACAAATTGCTGATTATGAAGACTTAAAACCTTATATCGAAAAAGTAAAAAAAGGCCAGCGACAGATTCTCTGGACCGATACGCCGGAATATTTCGCTAAAACTTCTGGCACGACATCGGGATCCAAATATATTCCCATTTCAAAAGAAGGAATGCCTTACCAAATCGCGGCAGCACAAAGCGCGATTTTTCATTATATCGCACAAAAAAACAATGCTGATTTCGTTACCGGAAAAATGATTTTTTTGCAGGGAAGTCCTGAATTGGAAGAAATCAACGGAATTAAAACCGGCAGACTTTCCGGAATTGTTGCACATCACATTCCGTCTTATTTACAGAAAAACCGCCTGCCGAGTTTAAAAACAAACCTCATCGAAGACTGGGAAACCAAAGTTGACGAAATCGTAAAAGAAACTGAAAAGGAAAACATGACTTTGATTTCGGGAATTCCGCCTTGGCTGATTATGTATTTTGAAAAACTGATCGAACGGAACGGAAAAAAAATTACAGAACTTTTCCCCAATCTTCAGCTCATTATTACCGGCGGCGTCAATTATGAACCGTACCGCGAAAAAATGAATGAACTTCTGGGAAAACCTGTGGATACTTTGCAGACTTTCCCCGCAAGTGAAGGATTTTTTGCGTTTCAGGATAATTTTGAAAAAGAAGGCCTACTGCTGCTCACCAACCACGGAATTTTCTATGAATTTGTCCCGCTGGAAGAATACGGGAAACCAGAGGCGAAAAGACTGACTTTAAAAGAGATCGAACTTCATAAAGATTACGCTTTGATTTTAACGACAAATTCCGGACTTTGGGCGTATTCCATCGGTGATGTTGTACGGTTTATTTCTAAGGATCCTTACCGGATTTTGGTATCGGGGAGAACAAAACATTTCACATCTGCTTTTGGCGAACACGTGATTGCTTTTGAAGTAGAAGAAGCTTTAAAAGCAACGGTAGAAAAATTTCCGGCACAGATTACAGAGTTTCATTTAGCTCCACAAGTAAATCCCACGGAAGGTTTACCCTATCACGAATGGTTTATCGAATTTGAAAAAGAGCCCGAAAACCTGGAAAACTTCAGAAAAAATCTGGATGATGAAATGCGGAAAAGAAACACATATTATAATGATTTAATTTCCGGTAAAATCCTGCAACCTCTTGTAATTACAACATTAAAGAAAAATGCTTTTCAGGATTATGCCAGGTCTGAAGGAAAGCTTGGTGGTCAGAATAAAATACCACGATTAGCTAATGACCGCAAAATTGGCGATTTCCTTGAAACACACAGGAGCTAG